Within Emys orbicularis isolate rEmyOrb1 chromosome 16, rEmyOrb1.hap1, whole genome shotgun sequence, the genomic segment acatGGGCCCTCACACCCTATTTTTGATGCGGGTAAGTTTTTTACCTCTCTGTAAAAAGGggtaagtgatgtgcccaaggccATAGTGAGTGAGTGGCAGGAATTCCTGACACCCAGTGCTGTGCTCCTCTTATTGTTCCCTGGCTCTCTGTCCCCCAGTAATGTTGATAATTCTTGGGTCTGTAATATTCTCACATGGACAGTATGTTTAGAGCAGGTCCTGCCAGCACTGCCAAGGTTTTATCTCCTGTCAGCATTTCCACTGTAaacctttcttttatttttttttaattatttccttGCCCCCTTTTTCCGGGGGGGTTGTAGCCAGGATGAAAGGCAGCATGAAGTACTGTATAATCTTCATCTTTCTAGCCTCTCTGCTTCTTGCCTCTTTCTGTCCCTCCCCACCTATCCAAATATCACTGTTAGTCATCAGCCTCTACCAGCTTTTCCATCATCTGCTCCCCACCCACTCCTCAAATCTGAAAGTACCCAATTCAAGTTCACCGTAATCTTTCCCTTCCCTAAATCTCTCGGCTCTTTAACTTTCTCTTCCTACTGCGTGTCCCATTTGGCCTTTGATTATATCTGTGCACAATACCATTGAAGCTGGTGGGGGTTGTGCATTCATGTCTGAAGAAGAATTTGGTCACTTTATTACATTTTAAGGCTTGTCTATGCACAAAAGTTGTACTGTTTTAACTATACCACTACAACTAAAGGGGTTCAAACCCCCAAGTGTGGACCCAggtatactggtataaaggtgcttactCCAGTATAGCTGGTCCTGTACAGGAAGGGAAATAAGCTATATGCTATAAGGCACCTTTATCCCAGTATAACTGTCCACACTAGGggtttactcctgagggcattcttaaaaattctgcacacaatattttaacattttgcaaacatttatttGTCAAagaaatgtggaggctccagcatggcattggggagcacaggccactggctgcacagaagtgggagatctctctgcagctcccccagccccgggacaTGGCTCAgtagtgaggctgcacccaaccctgacacagcgctaGGACCGAGCCTGCCCcaaaaacaccccagggccctgcctctccatgccaggtgcaccaagtGTGGGCAGGCTGGCTcatcccagcaggatccaagtgtggaggggcctAGTGTGGGGGCATTCatgtgtgggttgagagggttctgtgtggggcagtctgggtgcaggaggtgaTCAGGATGCATAGGGGCTTGTTGGGAatgttctgggtgcaacagtaatgggactctgcaggggggtccaggtgaaggtggttggggctcagtggggcaggGTGTATGGGGGATAGAACTCGGCAGGGGGGTCCGGGTGTGTGGGGTTCAGTGGGGGGGTCCAgatgttgggggagtggggctcagtggggtggggatccaggtgcagctggttggggctcggtggagtggggatctgggtgcggaTGGCTtgtcggggtggtccaggtgcagggggagtggggtttggcagggtggggtgggtttCTGGGTGTCtgaggctcagcaggggggtctggatgctcgggggttgggcagatggggaagCAGCTCCCCGTACAGTGATCCCACCCCCTgtagctgaggagcgatgggtggggcatttgcagagcttcctgcagcctggggagaaatctgggggtgggtctgaccccggtcctGGATGCcaagcaggggaagaggaagtcctgtcctccccagcccagtcgGGACTAGCAGCTGTGCCTGGCACAGGGTAGTGCCACATGCGCAGtgccacagaattcccccaggagtaggggTTGTACAGGTATTAGACCAACCATCAATCCCAACTGCCAGAGCCACAGATATTCCAGAAAGCCTCTTATGTAGAAGCAAGTGTACAGGGGCTCTGTACTCTATAAAGACCTTTCTCATTTAATTAGATAGATACATAAGGACTCTTCAGTACTTTCTCCTCAGGGAAGCCCTGATATGTATCAATATAACATTTCAACTGCaccagcttgtgtgtgtgtgtgtgttttgtttttgttttgtgaatgATCTCTCTTGTTTGGTTCTTCCAGTGCAATTCGAAAGGCCAAGGAGAGAAGGAAATGTACACGTTAGGAATCACTAACTTCCCAATCCCCGGAGAGCCTGGCTTTCCACTCAATGCCCTCTATGCCAAACCTGGCAACAAACAGGAGGATGGTAAGAATAAAAGTAGCCATGTGTCGCTTAAAGCCATGCTTTGGCCTGCAGTTCACAGCCTGCATTAATTCTGTGGCTAAAGCCAGAAAAATGACTATGTAAAACAGCACCTTCTTAATTGATGGTTCTGCCTCCTGTGTGTACTTGGATTCAAATCTGCTGACTTTAGGAACAAAAATAGGCTGTGCTTATTTTTCACTTCTACTAGCCCTGTAGAGCCAACAGAGCTAAGAGGGAGGGAGCTGGACCCTATTCTAGCTCTGTCAACTGAATAGCTAGCTTAGTTCCATTTAtagggccaagttctgctcttatgcttgtatgcaatgttgttgtagccatgttggtcctaggatattagagcaacaagataggtgaggtaatatcttttagtgagagagacaagctttcaaacttggagagctcttcttcaggtctgggtaatcttggaagcttgtctctctcaccaacagaagttggtccaataaaagatattacttcacccaccttgtcactcttATGCTTGGGCAATCCCACAGAAGACCATAGACATGCAGAGGTGTAATTGCAGGCTGGACATAACCTGTAAAATCTTTACTGCTAATGCATGAACCAAAAAGATCCCTGGTTGAGTTACTTTTTTCACTTGTAAATTGAGCAAATTTACTCTTGCAGTCACTGAGTGACTATAAATGTGGAAATCCACAATGCTCCTTTCTATGCATTTTGATTCTAACACAGCTAAGCAAAGCAGAAGAGCAATAATTGGTAGCGTTCAGATTATAGCTAAGGAAACACTTACAGAGATCTCATACCTGACCTTCAATTAAAATTGTAATGGAACAACAGAAAAGCAAGTGCAGTAATACTATTGTGTTGACTTTTGAAGACAGATGTTTTCCTAGAATACCGATATGAGTTCCGGCTGCCACTGAGCCTTGTAGATCCCTAAACTCAGCACCTAAGGCTACGTCTGCTCGATCAACTTACGAccgtataactatgttgctcaggggtgtgaaaaatccacacccctgagcaacagttGTATATAGACCTAACCCCAGGTGTAGAAAGCGCTATGTTCACcacctcccatcaacatagctactacCTCCTACGCAGTCGGGAGAAGCTCTTCCGTCggtgtagtagcatcttcactgaagcggtacagctgtgccactccagcgttttaagtgtagacctgccctaagtgttttttttttttctttttctccagcCATACGCACTACTGCCTCATGATAGGCATCCGGACGCCACAGCCCCAGAGCGATTCACCAACTGGGAAAGATAGGCGTTTGGCTGCCTGTGTCTGATATGGGGGTCCCATCTGGTAGGCAGCCTGTGAGCACCACTACCGGATCAGGCCCCCCACGCGAGTTCACACAAAATAGCTGAggttgggggaagagaaggaagacctcccttataacctttggcctagtggatagggtactcacccaggatgtggttGAAGTCTCTCCTCTTTCTGAGGAGAGAAGGAATTTGAACACCTTTCAGATGAgcgttctaaccactaggctaaaagttatagGGGAAATTTCTGCCGCCCGCCTGGTTGTCTTGTTTTGGGTACTCCATGCAGCGTAGGTGACCAAGTGCCTATCTTCCGCTAGTTCGTGGATCGCTAGCAGACCTACGTACTACCCTGCATcccagacttaggcacctgaGAGAGAGGCAGGGTTTAGCACACACCTTTCAGGTTGGTATCTTCAATTGGCTAGCTTAgatggctccctgcctagcatggtGGCTGTTGTGGATCACATTTGTTAAGACTCCTTTCTCTgaccattcattgtataggagcctCGGCGCCTAATGTGGGCTTTttggattgcagtgttgttcctgtggttTTCTAGGCACCTGAAAGTTAGGCATCGCAgcgctcagtgttgcaacacctaagtacccttgtggatcccaccctaagtgatttgcctaaggtcacacagtgaggcaGTTGGCGGGATAGAATCTGACCTGGTTCTAACCCTGTGTATTTCAATCTGTATTGGTATATGCTCTGTTTTAGAGGTGATGAGGGCCTACTTGCAACAGCTGAGACAAGAAACAGGTCTTAGGCTTTGTGAAAAGGTGTTCGATCCCCAAAGTGACAAGCCTAGCAAGGTAAGATGCCGTTCTCAATGACTGGGTGGTTATTTATCCCAATTACAGGCTGTCTTTCTTTTATGACTGGTGGACGCTTGAGGCACGCTCCTTCTTCAAAATGTTAACCCcagaaataaagtaaaaaatcatgtcaaacttGGCTTGGGTTGCTATTTAAAAGGTGTGTCAGGTGTAGACCAAGGAGTTGAAAGGATAGTTATGGAATGCTTGTCTGTGGCAGGGAATGCAGTGGAGCAacaaggggggaaaaggaaaaacagcagggagagatggggggagaACCTGTCAAGCAAGAATCCTGAGACTTAAGGGGCTAGTGGAATAGTGAAAAGCGATTAAGACAAACATTTGTAATGTGATATGGCAGCAAATGCCAATTTAGGCTGCACAGGTAGAGGCATCCTGTTAAAGAGCAGGGCTGTAACACTTGTTGGTCCAATCTGTGAAGTGGTGAGCAcctcctgggagctgagaaccctcAATTCCTTGCATTGAATTCAGCAGGCGTTCAGGATACTCAGCATCATTCAAGTTGGGTCTGATGTGATCACTCCTATGTGGGAAAGCCCTTCGCTACAGATATGAGTAGCAAAAATAGCTAATTGATCCATCAGTTCCTGACTGGCTAGTCAGACATTTGCACATAAGCAAGAGTAACTTTACAATTATCAAGccaatttatttttcagaattattGCCTACAAGTCACTGAGGACTCAGCCACATGCCATATCCACAGTCTTGACTTCATCTGCTTTTGAGTCAAGTGCAagagaatacatttttaaagtaaatcttgtgtgggttttttttttatgttcactTAATTCAGAAGTGACTGAAATGACTTCTtaaattttttgtaaaaaaagtTGGACTGAGATTAAGAATGAGACTCTTAATCTGCTTTTTTTATAAGCAATGGAAAGTAAAGGCTTAGATCGAAATGATCACCTCAGCCTTAACTATGAGTCTGGTACTGCAACCCTATACTACAATGGGTTGACTTAATCCACACTTTGGGTCTAATCCTGCCTTCCTTGCACGCCTAAAACTCCAGTCGAAGCCAGTGGAGAAAATTGGATGTGCAACtaatgcaggatcaggtccattaCATCTGAGTTGGTTTTAAATCCTATTTTGTTTTGCCTCAAACTTCTTACCTGGAAATTGTTACAGTATATCTTCTGATCCCACTGTATTTCTTTCCCTTAGTGGTGGACCTGCTTCGTGAAGAGGCAGTTCATGAATAAGAGTCTGTCAGGACCTGGGCAATGAAGAGGCAATGAGATACAGTCACAATGTTAAGCATTTTGCAGCAAGATGTATAAAATATTTTGCCTTTGTTTCATATACATTTTATACCAAGGAAGAATAAGTGCTTATGAGGAAAAGCTGTCAGTCTGCGGGGGAAGATGGAACAGAAAGCCATTTGAGTACTGTACGCAAATTATGTTAAGCTGGTGCTTAATAAAAAATGATTTCTAACATGCTGTTTCAGATCAATGCTGCTTTGTTATTTATTGGTGGGTACGTATAAGATAGGATTTGACTTAAGTCTAAAGAGAGATGTGTAAAGGAGCATCTAAACACTCTACTGGATAGAGTACTGATATCTATGTCCCTGGACAAAAGGCCACTCATGCTGTATTGTAAAGCACAGTGAATTTTACTCCTGTATCAATAAACTTAGCTTATATTTCAAGTGGTAACTGCTTTATCTCTTATGAATGCAGATAGCTTTAACAAAAATCAACgctttatttgtattgcagtagtgcctagagaccccaatgGAGATGGGGgctccattatgctaggcactgtacagactcaTAGTCAGAAATGTTCTCtggcctgaagagcttacaatgtaaatagacGAGACACctatgggataagaggggaaaGAAGCACAggcaggtgaagtgacttgcccaaggtcacgtagGAAGTCCGTAGTGGAGCAGGAAGTAGAATCCCAGGATAAAATCCTGACTCCAGTGAATGAGGCCAGAATGTCACCCTGCATTTTAGTCCAGTACCTTAGGCACCAGTCCATGCTACCTCTCACTCTAGAATGCCAGCCTTGCATTGAGAAGTCTCTCTTCTTGAttggaaacaaaatgaaagatatatatggggcctgatcctgaagtttTGTTCAGGCTATACTcctttcaatgagatttttgcCTCAGTAAAAACTGTAATATGTTGTTAGAATGATTACTGTGTCTATAATGTCACCCTGTGGAACAAGGCGTAATTCTAATATGGACTGCAAGCTGTCACAGTGACTAGAAAGTTGCATTACGGTAACTGGAGATATAGGTGTGAAATTCTATTAGATGTAAAAGGGACATTTTACATGGCAGCCACGTGTTGTGTGTCtctcacttcccctcccctcttcaataTACACATGCCTCTTCCTCCATCTCTGCTGGAATGTCCCACATCaggcagggctgcaggaaatcCCCTCCGCCCTCAAAGGATCTAATCTTTGCCATCAGGGTGCTGCTGTGGCAAAAGAATTGCAGGTCTCCAAGCTTAGCATGGGGTATCTGGGTGGTGGGGAGGAATCGGCTGGCTGACTACAGTTGGTATCCTGCTAGAAAGaacagggaggggcagagaatgGGGGACAGGTTATGGGAGGGTGAAGGGTGAGGGTACAGCACAAGGAGCTGAATGGTTGGGGCACGGGCATAGGTTGGAATTCagaaggggacagggagagctAATGAGAAACAGGAGCACAGTAGAGGAGTCTGCTTCACAATCTCCTGACACTCCTACCCCCTCAGACCACCCTAGGTTCACTTCAGTCTCCTtggctctcctctgccctcccactGCTTCTGAGGGCTAGAGTGGCGGCGCATAAGTTCCCGGTTTGACTGTGTATGTGTGGAACATGGGGGAGGGAATACAGACTTGTTCACACTaggtgcaggggttctcaaactgcgggtcaGGACCTCAAAGTGGGTTACAACCCCCTTTTAATGAGGTTGCCAAGGCTGgtgttggccctgggccccagggcTGAAGAACGAGCCCTACCACCCAGGGCTAAGTTTACatgcccttcctccccccccttgcccccccggggcagaagcccttgggcttcagctttgcgcccccccccccccccccccggggtggcAGGGTCACTCTTcggtctcccctcctggggtcatgtaatcatttttgttgtcagaagtgggtcatgatgcagtgaagtttgagaaccgctggactagTGTGAAATCATGGGTgcagtctggggggagggggagagcgttgccccccaaactgcaagccttgggcaggcGTGGAAGCTGCCCCTCCATGCATGACcacattggcctgactggagctgtccCACCCCCAAATATGTAAGTCAAACTTCGCCTATGTATCAAATGTCAAACCTGAAGCTGTGCAAAGCTTAGCTGCTCTGCCTATAAAGTAGGTCAGGACCAACAATTTAGTTccaaggggaggagcagagatgttctcctgaatatttatttaaaaataaccaaaaaacaaacaacaaagttTTTAAACCTGTAGCTTGAGGAGCAATGCCTTAAGAGAGGGACTCAGGAGCCTCTCAGCATTAATCCTAAATCTCGTCCTGATTGATGAGACTGTTCATCTAAGGATTGTAGGATCAAGCCCATACTGTATAAAGGGaagaaatacaaagaaaataCTGTTATTTAGAGTATTATGAAaagcatgcttaattttaaaagaaataaaccctTTATATTTTGTGTAGTACAATCTGAGATGCCTGCACCTAATTTGTTCTCCTACTGAATTATTTTCTTACGTGGTAACATTGAATTTATTTCCCCCATACATTGAGTAAAATTAACATGTTACTTTAACAACTTCTTCATCTCAGATCCAAGTGTGGCATAttaatcctgcattccttacagATCCGGCTCatgtccccattgacttcagtgggagttgtggctACAGAAGGAACATCATAAGGTTGATAATATTGTAGTGTTTTTCTTTATTAAGTGTACAAAAAGCACGAGAGACCACAGTAATGCACACCTGAGCAAAAGGTGAGAAAAACCAACAAAATCTGTGAATCGGGATAGtaataagtatcagggggtagccgtgttagtctgtatctacaaaaacaacaaggagtctggtggcaccttaaagattaacagatttatttgggcataagctttcgtgggtaaaaacctcacttcttcggatgcatctgaagaagtgaggtttttacccacgaaagcttatgcccaaataaatctgttagtttttaaggtgccgccagactccttgttgttttttttagggATAGTAATAGTATTTCATGACAAATTAAAAGCTGACCCGTGTGTGTGAACCCTGGCACCATATTCACTGTGATGTTACTTTTTGGTTCATTTGCTACAACACCCCCTGCCTTTCTATAACAACAGCGAGGCCCCTGCACGGGCCCTGCCCAGGGCACCAGAACATGTTGTACCAAGGCCCAGCTCCGTTCCTTCAAAAGCTGCCGAGCCCGACAGCCACTGCCCACGAACACGTGACTCAGGGCGTCTAGTGCGACACAAGGCACGGAGGGCAGAGACAGCCGCTGCGCATGCGTAGAGTGTTTCAGCTGCGGGGGCGACCATTATTGTGCCTGCTAGAAAATGTCATCGCTTTGTAGCCTACCCCTTCAGCGGCAGCGATTTTAATGGTGGAGGAGATGCAAGGCTGGCACCTGGGCGGATTTCCATGGGGTCCCCACGGAGAGGTTTTTAAACTGAGGCGTGAGTGAGGGCCACCTAGAGAGGTATTATGGACTCCTGCCTGCGAGGACCCCTAGGTGGCGCCATTTTGGAGTCGCAGCGGGCTGAGGAAGCGCTGTCTCTTCCGACCCCATCCCCGGCCGGCGCCCCTCGTTCCACTCCGGCCTCCAGGATGAGCGTGGTGGAGCATGTGCGGGAGATGGCGGCTGCCGGGCTCCACTCCAATGTGCGGCTCCTCAGCGGGCTCCTGCTCACCATGAGCGGCAACAACCCGTGAGTGCCGccggcagggggctctgtgggggCGGCAAGAGACCGGGGGCTGAGGCAAGGGCGCTCCTGGTGTGGGGGAGGCTGcggggtgatgggggagggggcctaCGCGTCCCtcggtggggaatgggggggggggggtgaaataaGGAGCTAAGAGCTTCGTGGGGCCCTGCGGGAGCCCCAGTGGGAGAAGGTCCTGCCTGGGGTAACAGATCGGGGCTGCAGTTGCTTGAGGTCTGTACCTGGCTCTGCCAGACACTTGCTGTGGGATCATTAGCAGGTCCCAGTTGTCACAGTTCCCCTCTGTGTAAAACGGGACCAGCAATATGCTCCCGGATGaggctctttgagatgtgtgtatgAAAAGCCCTATAACTGCTAAGAGTTTCAGCTTCCCAGGCGGGGCAATCGAGAGACAAGGTGACTTACCCATCACTTTCTGATGGATCATCAGAGGATATGCCACCCACATCATTCTCCTCCTGTTGACAGTGATGATCGTGGACATAGCGTCTTTCAGCACTTAAGCTCCGGTGCATTGTCTGTGTTCAGTGTACTTCGTGAACCATAATTGTTactaacaaaaattaaaatacagtcCTAAAATTGAGTTCTTGGCTCTCAAATCTGCCTGTTGCAGAGGATGGTTAACAACAGTTACCATTGTAAGGTCTTAACAGATGATTAACAAATAAAAGGTGTTCTAATTGGGGCAATTGTGTTTAAGATGGAACTTGCTTGTagttgggtttatttatttaagggTACAAATATTGCACTCTTAGTTCTTCCAGATTTCAGGCACAGCCAGGGGATTTAATTACTAATACTGAAAAATTAGGATTTAGCAATTTTCCTCCTATTATGTAATCAGTTACTTTAAGCTGATATCTTTTTTAATTTCTTCTAGTGAGTTATTCTCGCCATCACAAAAGTACCAGCTTCTTGTATATCATGCAGATTCCCTCTTCCATGACAAGGAATATAGGAATGCTGTAAGTAAGTATACAATGGCCTTGCAGCAGAAGAAAGCATTAAGTAAAACTTCAAAAGTAAGACCCTCTACTGGGAATGCTGCAGCCACTCCACAAAGTCAGGTATTTGGAAATAGAGTAACATACTGCATATAACTCTTATTCTTCCTGTAAAATGAAATATTGGTGAATTAAATGTTGTAGCGGTAGACTATAAAATTACCAAAGCAAAGAAGCCTGAATTTTGTggctatttaattttgaaaatgtgtctgACCACTACTTTCTAATGAAAAGCTTAAGTTGGTCTCAAATGTCAGAGAGAATGCTCATTTAATTTGTAGTTTTCATTAGCAAGAGAGAAGATAGTCTGCATTATAAAAGTACAACCTACTGTCATCTTTACATTTTATATCTTGACTTTGTTAATGAAAATACAAGTCTTTCATAAGATTTTAGTAATTTAGACTCTGTTTTATATAGTTAGACAACATTTGAGAGAGATTACATTTTAGTGATCAATTTTATTTTAGTGTCTGCCATCTGAAATTGAAGTGAAATACAAGATGGCTGAATGTTACACAATGTTGAAGCAAGATAAAGATGCTATTGCTATACTAGATGGAATTCCTTCAAGACAGAGAACCCCCAAGGTAGGTTCTCGAATTGATTTGTGGCAAACAGTAGTTTAGATGTTTTTGGAGTTGTATAGTCATATTTGCTCAAGAATTAAGATGTAGCATATAGAGGTAAAGAGACTAAACCTTGACATTTGTGCTTACAATATTTAAATGAGTTATTTGGAAACAATGGCTAAACACTTCTAAATTATCTGAGTTTAGTAAGCATATCTTCTTTAAAACCAGGTAGTCTCTATATGGAATTTCTTTGTTTGAAAGAGTTCACCAAACTAATAGGAgctaaatgtttttggatgtctTTAACAGGTAATTCCTGTGACAATTACCTGGGTAATTTTATTAATGCTAGTGGGAATTACAAAATCTTCTCTATGCATGAGGAACAATAGACACCTTGACATGTACTGATAAGCTATTGAGAGCATGTATACTTAACCTATTTAGGATTGAAGTCTCTATTAGCTATGCAAAATTCTACTCTCCGCAGCTGACGCCTCTGAGGTTTTTGGAAGGTAGTAGAAGTAGTTTTTACAATTCTGGGAAAGAGTAATTGCTGCTCTAGACAAAAGTGGTAAAAATGCCTTAGCTCTGACTATGCTAATACTCCCACCAGTGCTACCACCAGAGGTAGTAAAACAATGGACAGTTCTTGAAAACAGTGAAAATACAGTTAATAGGAAATTAAGTGTTGTCACCTTGTTTTGTCACTCTACCAGTGGGAGTCTCTTAAgagagaagtgggttgtagcccacgaaagcttatgctctaataaatttgttagtctctaaggtgccacaagtactcctgttattcttaaGAGAGGACTCTCTTTCTTCCTTAAGATTCTTCTCACACTTTTTAATGATTTAGATAGTGCTAAatcaacgaggagtacttgtggcaccttagaaactaacaaatttgatggtgtccagtttgcaaactaattccagttctgcagtttctcgttggagtctgtttttgaagtttttttgttgaagaattgccacttttaagtctgttattgagtgtccagggagattgaagtgttctccgactggtttttgaatgttataattcttgacgtctgatttgtgtccatttattcttttgcgtagagactgtccggtttggccaacgtacatggcagaggggcattgctggcacatgatggcatttatcacattggtagatgtgcaggtgaacgagcccctgatggtgtggctgatgtgattaggtcctatgatggtgtcctttgaatagatacgtggacagagttggcaacggggtttgttgcagggatgggttcctgggttagtgtttttgttgtgtggtgtgtagttgctggtgagtatttgcttcaggttggggggctgtctgtaagcgaggactggcctgtctcccaaggtctgtgagagtgagcaATCGTCCTTcagaataggttgtagatccttgatgatgcgctggagaggttttagttgggggctgaaggtgacggctagcggcgttctgttactttctttgttgtgcctgtcctgtagtaggtgacttctgggtacccttctggctctgtcaatctgtttcttcacttcaccaggtgggtattgtagttttaataaCTCTTGATAGAGATCctataggtgtttgtctctgtctgagggattggagcaaatgcagttgtatcttagagcgtGGCTTACAGAcg encodes:
- the ARPC3 gene encoding actin-related protein 2/3 complex subunit 3, whose amino-acid sequence is MPAYHSTLMDSDTKLIGNMALLPIRSQFKGPAPRETKDTDIIDEAIYYFKANVFFKNYEIKNEADRTLIYITLYISECLKKLQKCNSKGQGEKEMYTLGITNFPIPGEPGFPLNALYAKPGNKQEDEVMRAYLQQLRQETGLRLCEKVFDPQSDKPSKWWTCFVKRQFMNKSLSGPGQ